Sequence from the Arthrobacter pigmenti genome:
GCCCACTGGTGTTCGTCGCCGCACTCCCCTACTTCCTCGCCATGGGCAGCGACCTGCGCGACTGCGGTCACCGCTTCAGCGACATCTTCCGCATCTACGGCTTCAACATCGTGCTCCTGCCCGTGAACCTCGCCGGAGTTCTCAAATCCATCCAGCAGGCGTTCACCGGGGAAAAAATCCCGTTCGTGCGCACGCCGAAGGTGAAGGACCGCACGGCTGCTCCCGCGCTCTACGTGGTGGTTCCATTCCTCATCGTCGCCTTCTCGCTGTTCACCGTCTGGCGCGATGTAGTGAGTGAAAATTGGGTCAACGCCGGTTTTGCGGCCCTGAACGCACTGCTCGCTTTCTACGCCATCCGCGCGTACATCGGCCTGAAGAACTCGCTTGTTGACACCGTGCTGGGCGTCCTGAACTGGCTGTACGTGGAGCCCAGGAAGCCCCGCCCGGAGATATCACCGGTGGTCCAGAAAGCCCCGGAGGAAGCTGATTGGGAAGCAATTCTCTACCACGGTGACCGGAGACTGAACCGCGACATGCGCGGAAGCAACGACCGCCGTCGTCGTATTTCTGTACGTTAGTTCCGTAGGACCAAACCGCGTCATACCCCCGGCGCACCAGGAAGGAAGGCGGACGGCCACCATGAATGCAGTCTCGCTGGAACACATTGAAAGTCCGGAAACGCCGGAGGAGCCCACCGGTAGCGACACGGATCCCATCACCCGGCTGGTCCTGCCGGAGGGCCAGCATATTTCGGGGGAGCTGGCGGAGGAATTCGCCCAGCGTGCGCGCGATGAAGCGGGCACTACGCTCCGGCCGGTTCTCCTGGTGATCAGCGGCGTCCTCAATTTCAGCAGAGAGGCCAGGGCGGTGTTCAGCAGCTCACGGTCCTCCTCGGCGATCGCCGTCCTGGGAGCCACGTCGGTGGACCGTGTCCTGGCCAACTTCCTCCTCGGCGGGGGGCCACCCCCCTGCCCCACCCGATACTTCTCCGACGAGGGCGCCGCCGTCGCGTGGCTGCTGGAGCACACGGATGACTCCTGAGGAAGGCGACCCGCGGCTGGCGATGCTGGTGGACGGCATAGTCCGGCTCTCCCGCGGGGACCTCAGCAGCCGGATGGAAACCTCACCGGCGCGGGACGACGTCGACGCCGTCATCACCGGTGTGAACCTGCTCGCCGAAGAGCTTGAACTGGTGTACCGCCAGTTCGAGAAGCGCGTGGAGAACCGCACAGCCATGCTGCACCAGGCGCACCTGGACATGAAGCGCATGGCGATGACGGATTCGCTGACCGGGCTCTCCAACCGCGTGGACCTGGTGGAGAAGATTGACCTCGCTCTCAGCGAGCATAAGGAGGGCGCTGCTCCCCCGGCCCTGCTGCTGCTGGACC
This genomic interval carries:
- a CDS encoding STAS/SEC14 domain-containing protein, with protein sequence MNAVSLEHIESPETPEEPTGSDTDPITRLVLPEGQHISGELAEEFAQRARDEAGTTLRPVLLVISGVLNFSREARAVFSSSRSSSAIAVLGATSVDRVLANFLLGGGPPPCPTRYFSDEGAAVAWLLEHTDDS